The following coding sequences are from one Amphiprion ocellaris isolate individual 3 ecotype Okinawa chromosome 19, ASM2253959v1, whole genome shotgun sequence window:
- the coil gene encoding coilin: MSAPVNSSIRLRLFFDYPPPAVVSCRMCWLLVDLNTCRVVADLESVIRDKFEFSRGSILSLFIEDCYLPHTESIYVVRDNDSVRVKVDCLANGHSSCPETTRETCRKRQRTTDEDGPAENGVGVEWKKKKRKRRSEENTQEATKLVSGDDGDKKFKKKHTEKKTKKKKVEKSSPPVNTKPAASPKKTPTGIDKPAKSSKKPPAAKPQKPSSSDSSSSSEEDEPPRKTKTPSSSTATTATKTPSSSTTTAVKTPSSSTPAAVKTPPNTRPAQKKPRPPPSSSSETDSSSSDEETNVKNKPLTATTTKSQPAPSVLQSTDCEQKQTVEPPQDSDSEEEIQLVIRQPLLPSGFGVGSQYPGRGRGRGQGRRGGGGERGRGGGIRGNFRAKETSYETDLLSNVSVVLQNGVQDAPKQDYSSMPLLAAPPQVGQKIAFKLLELTENYTPEVSEYKEGKIVSFDPTTKQIELELLNSSQAPVEPGKFDLVYQNPDGSESVEYAVTRGSWVTERWESLLEPRLII; the protein is encoded by the exons ATGTCTGCTCCCGTTAACAGCTCCATCCGGCTGCGGCTCTTCTTTGACTACCCTCCTCCCGCCGTGGTCTCGTGCCGGATGTGCTGGCTGCTCGTGGACCTGAACACGTGTCGCGTGGTGGCGGACCTGGAGAGCGTCATCCGGGACAAGTTCGAGTTCAGCCGCGGGAGCATCCTGAGTCTGTTCATAGAGGACTGCTACCTGCCGCACACCGAGAGCATCTACGTGGTGAGAGACAACGACAGCGTCAG GGTGAAGGTGGACTGTCTGGCCAACGGACACAGCAGCTGTCCAGAGACAACAAGAGAAACttgcagaaagagacagagaaccACAGACGAAGACGGACCAGCAGAGAACGGAGTGGGCGTCgaatggaagaagaaaaagaggaaaagaaggagtGAGGAGAACACCCAGGAGGCTACCAAGCTGGTTTCAGGTGATGACGGGGATAAGAAgttcaaaaaaaaacacacagagaagaaGACGAAAAAGAAGAAAGTAGAGAAAAGTAGCCCTCCTGTCAACACCAAACCAGCTGCTTCTCCTAAAAAAACCCCGACGGGTATCGATAAACCAGCGAAAAGCTCCAAGAAGCCTCCAGCAGCAAAACCACAGAAACCCTCCTCTTCAGATTCCAGTAGCAGCAGTGAGGAAGATGAACCTCCCAGAAAGACTAAaacaccctcctcctccaccgctactactgctactaaaacaccctcctcctccaccactaCTGCTGTTAAaacaccctcctcctccacccctgCTGCTGTTAAAACACCTCCAAACACCAGACCTGCCCAGAAGAAGCCACGGCCTCCTCCATCGTCCTCTTCTGAAACAGACTCTTCCTCGTCTGATGAGGAAACTAACgtgaaaaacaaacctttaacaGCCACGACTACCAAGTCTCAGCCAGCTCCTTCGGTCCTGCAGTCCACAGACTGTGAGCAGAAACAGACAGTCGAACCTCCTCAGGACTCAGACAGCGAGGAGGAGATCCAGCTGGTTATCCGACAGCCGCTGCTGCCGTCTGGTTTTGGTGTGGGGAGTCAGTACCCTGGACGAGGCCGTGGGAGGGGGCAGGGCAGGAGGGGAGGTGGTGGAGAGAGGGGCAGGGGTGGTGGCATCAGAGGCAACTTTAGAGCCAAGGAGACGTCCTACGAGACGGATTTACTGAGCAACGTGTCCGTGGTCCTCCAG AACGGAGTACAAGATGCCCCTAAACAGGACTACAGCTCCATGCCCCTGCTAGCTGCCCCTCCTCAGGTGGGACAGAAGATCGCCTTCAAG CTGCTGGAGCTGACAGAGAACTACACACCAGAGGTTTCTGAATATAAG gaGGGAAAGATTGTGAGCTTCGACCCCACCACCAAACAGATTGAGCTGGAGCTGCTTAATTCCTCTCAAG
- the scpep1 gene encoding retinoid-inducible serine carboxypeptidase, producing the protein MGRFQAASSLLVLFAIVVNNGLSVPMESRESWDYVEVRDGAHMFWWLYYADSHSAHYQDLPLVMWLQGGPGGSGSGFGNFEEIGPLKRDLEPRKASWVQAASVLFVDNPVGTGFSYTERPDGYATDVATVASDMLVLLKHFFREKDEFQNVPFYIFSESYGGKMAAAISLELTKAIAQGTVKCNFAGVALGDSWISPLDSVMTWGPYLYTTSLLDDYGLADVNTAAEAVKQAVEEQQFSKATELWSVAETVVEQNTNGVNFYNILTQEPDEKSALSAGKDPIALQAQRHIGRLHSRTLSELMNGPIRKKLGIIPQNVTWGGQAEEVFTNMAGDFMKPVVDIVDLLLNAGVNVTIYNGQLDLIVDTMGQEMWVKRLQWKGLPSFNQLRWTPLDDPASPGITGAFYKSYKNFAFYWILKAGHMIPSDQGPMALQMLKMITQQD; encoded by the exons ATGGGCCGGTTCCAAGCAGCCTCCAGTCTGTTGGTTTTATTCGCTATCGTGGTGAATAATG GCCTGTCCGTCCCCATGGAGAGCAGAGAATCCTGGGACTATGTGGAAGTGAGAGATGGAGCCCACATGTTCTGGTGGCTTTATTATGCTGACAGTCACTCTGCTCACTACCAGGACCTTCCTCTGGTCATGTGGCTGCAG GGGGGACCTGGAGGATCTGGAAGCGGCTTTGGCAACTTTGAGGAGATCGGACCACTAAAGAGGGATCTGGAGCCCAGAAAGGCGAGCTGG GTCCAGGCAGCCAGTGTGTTGTTCGTAGACAACCCTGTGGGCACTGGATTCAGCTACACTGAGAGGCCAGACGGCTACGCTACCGATGTGGCCACCGTGGCCTCAGACATGCTGGTGCTGCTCAAGCATTTCTTCAGAGAGAAGGATGAGTTCCAG AACGTCCCtttctacattttctctgaGTCGTATGGAGGGAAGATGGCAGCTGCTATCTCCCTGGAACTCACAAAG GCCATCGCCCAAGGAACGGTGAAATGCAACTTTGCTGGTGTGGCTCTTGGAGACTCGTGGATTTCCCCACTGG ACTCCGTCATGACGTGGGGACCCTACCTCTACACCACA TCGCTGCTGGATGACTACGGCCTGGCGGACGTCAACACTGCAGCGGAGGCCGTGAAGCAAGCAGTGGAGGAGCAGCAGTTCAGCAAAGCTACCGAGCTGTGGTCTGTGGCCGAGACGGTGGTGGAGCAG AATACCAACGGAGTGAACTTCTACAACATCCTCACCCAAGAGCCGGATGAGAAATCCGCCTTATCTGCAGGAAAGGACCCCATCG CTCTGCAGGCTCAACGCCACATTGGTCGCCTCCATAGCAGAACACTGAGTGAGCTGATGAACGGACCAATCAGGAAGAAGCTGGGCATCATCCCACAGAACGTCACCTGGGGAG GTCAGGCAGAAGAGGTGTTCACCAACATGGCTGGAGATTTTATGAAGCCAGTGGTGGACATAGTGGATCTGCTGTTGAACGCTGGAGTCAACGTCACCATTTACAACGGACAGCTGGACCTCATAGTGGACACTATGG GACAGGAGATGTGGGTGAAACGGCTGCAGTGGAAGGGGCTTCCTAGTTTCAACCAGCTGAGGTGGACGCCCCTGGATGACCCGGCCTCCCCAGGCATCACCGGAGCTTTCTACAAGAGCTACAAGAACTTTGCCTTCTATTGGATCCTCAAAGCTGGTCACATG ATCCCCTCAGACCAGGGACCAATGGCCCTGCAGATGCTGAAGATGATCACTCAGCAGGACTGA
- the engase gene encoding cytosolic endo-beta-N-acetylglucosaminidase — translation MASVGAENKFLTRRRREGGEDNDAVDVKKNRNVPSRLESCLDQPVDLSVREVVKFMPSPLSAKHYDADTTEPISCGLRTMEELLSWKRSEANPFNVAVVPLAPRDPPLARCPRRTLVSHDMMGGYIDDRFIQGTNAETPYSFYHWQYIDIFNYFSHVLVTIPPVVWTNAAHKHGVVVLGTFITEWTDGAAMCEAFLKDEESYRAVADKLVQISHCYGFDGWLVNIENALSEVAVKNTPLFLRYLTDQMHERVSGSLVVWYDSVIENGQLKWQNELNQSNRMFFDACDGFFTNYNWTEQSLEFMKDYSGAQRRQADIYVGVDVFARGQVVGGMFETNKALELIRKHNFSTAIFAPGWVYETHDDKSEFRKNQNKFWGLLSNYLYVHRPASPLPFISSFCQGFGKAVYWRGQPETKGSWFNLTAQEIQPLYYHQNLEAEGWLRTSGCPEDAWNGGCSLLLDGVIPATRITPVCAKIFSLQVPLALKTLVTFIFKASPGITVSLELKTTDASQCTHVDVQEVSLTSVSPEVLADGHQLVTQMSQLCGSRNPGGWTVRCSQVELHGCVLREVCVRIQRDGEAQDMPFSCRVGEIMILDTAGLQVPPELIQGLCIDDVVWLRGAGSSPQSSPSLRLNATLRWDYPVGLVRHFRVYWRRLRGPDPRIPPGQLVAVGQAYSNLFRVTELVVPEPPALLELVVEPVIKKGFLVPESHWGRRSLSYTADLTQ, via the exons ATGGCGTCTGTTGGTGCTGAAAACAAGTTTCTTACACGAAGGAGAAGAGAAGGCGGAGAGGATAATGATGCTGTAGACGTGAAGAAGAACAGAAATGTGCCCAGCCG GTTGGAGTCGTGTCTGGACCAACCCGTAGATCTGAGCGTCCGTGAAGTCGTCAAGTTCATGCCGTCGCCACTCTCAG CAAAACATTACGATGCCGACACCACCGAGCCAATCAGCTGTGGTCTCCGTACGATGGAAGAGCTGCTGTCGTGGAAACGAAGCGAAGCCAACCCCTTCAACGTAGCGGTCGTCCCGTTGGCGCCTCGGGATCCTCCTCTGGCCAGATGTCCACGGAGGACCTTAGTGTCTCATGACATGATGGGTGGCTACATAGATGACAG GTTTATCCAGGGAACAAACGCAGAGACTCCATATTCCTTCTACCACTGGCAATACATCGATATTTTCAACTACTTCTCACACGTTCTGGTCACTATTCCTCCCGTCGTATGGACCAACGCTGCTCATAAACACGGAGTCGTTGTTCTTG GGACTTTTATCACAGAGTGGACCGATGGAGCCGCCATGTGTGAGGCTTTCCTTAAAGACGAGGAGTCGTACCGGGCGGTGGCTGATAAACTGGTGCAGATCAGTCACTGCTATGGCTTCGATGGCTGGCTTGTTAACATAGAGAACGCCCTCAGC GAGGTAGCGGTGAAGAACACACCTTTGTTCCTGCGCTATCTGACAGACCAGATGCACGAGCGAGTGTCCGGCAGCCTGGTGGTGTGGTACGACAGCGTGATCGAGAACGGACAGCTAAAATGGCAGAATGAACTCAACCAGTCCAACAG GATGTTTTTCGATGCTTGTGACGGTTTCTTCACCAACTACAACTGGACAGAGCAGAGCCTGGAGTTCATGAAGGACTACTCTGGGGCCCAACGCCGCCAGGCCGACATCTACGTCGGGGTGGACGTGTTTGCCAGAGGACAGGTGGTGGGAGGAATGTTTGAGACGAATAAG GCACTGGAACTCATTCGGAAGCACAACTTCTCTACAGCCATCTTTGCTCCAGGCTGGGTGTACGAGACCCACGATGATAAGAGCGAATTCCGCAAGAATCAGAACAA GTTTTGGGGTCTACTGTCGAACTACCTGTACGTCCACCGGCCGGCCTCACCTCTTcccttcatctcctccttctgCCAGGGCTTTGGGAAAGCCGTCTACTGGAGAGGACAG CCTGAGACGAAGGGGAGCTGGTTCAACCTGACTGCCCAGGAGATCCAGCCGTTGTACTACCACCAGAACCTGGAGGCTGAGGGCTGGCTGAGGACCAGCGGCTGTCCGGAGGACGCCTGGAATGGAGGCTGCTCGCTGCTGCTGGATGGAGTCATCCCTGCAACTCGCATCACTCCGGTTTGTGCCAA GATCTTCTCCCTACAAGTACCTCTGGCACTGAAAACCCTGGTGACCTTCATCTTCAAGGCATCTCCTGGCATCACAgtctctctggagctgaagacaACAGATGCCAGTCAGTGCACGCACGTCGACGTCCAAGAAGTCAGCC ttaCCAGTGTGTCTCCTGAAGTACTGGCTGATGGACACCAGTTAGTGACTCAGATGTCTCAGCTGTGTGGAAGCAGGAATCCAGGTGGTTGGACGGTCAG GTGTTCTCAGGTGGAGCTTCACGGCTGCGTTCTTAGAGAAGTGTGTGTCCGGATCCAGCGAGACGGAGAAGCTCAGGACATGCCGTTCAGCTGCAGAGTCGGAGAAATCATG ATTCTGGATACCGCCGGTCTGCAGGTGCCTCCGGAGCTGATCCAGGGTTTGTGTATCGACGACGTGGTTTGGCTCCGAGGTGCCGGTTCCTCGCCTCAGTCCTCTCCCAGCTTGCGCCTCAACGCCACCCTGCGCTGGGACTACCCGGTGGGACTGGTACGCCACTTCAGGGTGTACTGGCGCCGGCTGAGAGGACCCGACCCCCGGATCCCTCCAGGTCAGCTGGTGGCGGTGGGCCAGGCCTATTCTAACCTGTTCAGGGTGACGGAGCTGGTGGTGCCGGAGCCGCCCGCCCTGCTGGAGCTGGTGGTGGAGCCGGTCATCAAGAAGGGCTTCCTGGTTCCTGAGAGCCACTGGGGGAGGAGAAGCCTCAGCTACACGGCGGACTTAACACAATGA